From one Desmodus rotundus isolate HL8 chromosome X, HLdesRot8A.1, whole genome shotgun sequence genomic stretch:
- the FATE1 gene encoding LOW QUALITY PROTEIN: fetal and adult testis-expressed transcript protein (The sequence of the model RefSeq protein was modified relative to this genomic sequence to represent the inferred CDS: substituted 2 bases at 2 genomic stop codons), with protein MAGAFPSTKEEIEMSMSEDLVPGSHGQSREHLVIAEIIEHGSRSLGVSPRRQKLGXKAAGSAAGQPVWNMTATRPKKGTQLPIPRMSRELAHGDVHSQEYPGGFQGMRFHYERNSEADIIAEIGPEEPNGLEMEVMRRQLCEIDGRLCALEDQVAISRXREAAFLTMLLSACIANLWLWMRQ; from the exons ATGGCAGGAGCCTTCCCTAGCACCAAGGAGGAGATAGAGATGTCCATGTCTGAAGACCTGGTTCCTGGAAGCCATGGGCAAAGTCGAGAGCATCTGGTAATAGCAG AAATAATAGAGCATGGATCCCGGTCCCTGGGTGTCTCTCCACGGCGACAAAAGTTGGGTTAGAAAGCTGCTGGCTCTGCTGCAGGCCAACCAGTTTGGAATATGACTGCCACTCGACCCAAGAAG GGTACTCAGCTGCCAATACCCAGAATGTCAAGAGAACTAGCCCATGGGGATGTTCATTCCCAAGAGTATCCTGGTGGCTTCCAAGGCATGAGATTCCATTATGAGCG CAACTCAGAGGCAGATATAATTGCAGAGATTGGCCCAGAAGAACCAAATGGACTGGAGATGGAAGTCATGAGGAGACAG CTGTGTGAGATCGATGGGCGTCTGTGTGCCCTGGAGGACCAGGTAGCCATCAGTCGCTAGAGGGAAGCTGCGTTCCTCACCATGCTATTGTCGGCCTGCATTGCCAACCTGTGGCTGTGGATGCGCCAGTGA
- the CNGA2 gene encoding cyclic nucleotide-gated channel alpha-2, with protein sequence MTEKSNGVKSSAANNHNHHAPTAIKANSKHDHGTSSRPQSAAEDDTSSELQRLAEMDTPQRERGGFRRIVRLVGVIRDWAIKNFREEEPRPDSFLERFRGPELQTVTTQQGDGKGNKDGEGKGTKKKFQLFVLDPAGDWYYRWLFVIAMPVLYNWCLLVARACFSDLQKSYYLVWLVLDYFSDVVYIVDLFIRLRTGFLEQGLLVKDPKKLRDSYIHTLQFKLDIASIIPTDLVYFAVGIHSPELRFNRLLHFARMFEFFDRTETRTSYPNIFRISNLVLYILIIIHWNACIYYAISKSIGFGVDTWVYPNITDPQYGYLAREYIYCLYWSTLTLTTIGETPPPVKDEEYLFVIFDFLIGVLIFATIVGNVGSMISNMNATRAEFQAKIDAVKHYMQFRKVSKEMEAKVIKWFDYLWTNKKSVDEREVLKNLPAKLRAEIAINVHLSTLKKVRIFQDCEAGLLVELVLKLRPQVFSPGDYICRKGDIGKEMYIIKEGKLAVVADDGVTQYALLAAGSCFGEISILNIKGSKMGNRRTANIRSLGYSDLFCLSKDDLMEAVTEYPDAKKVLEERGREILMKEGLLDESEVAASMEVDVQEKLEQLETNMETLYTRFGRLLAEYTGAQQKLKQRITVLETKMKQNNEDDYLSDGMNSPEPAVAEKT encoded by the exons ATGACAGAAAAATCTAATGGTGTAAAGAGCTCTGCAGCCAATAACCACAACCATCATGCACCTACAGCCATCAAGGCCAATAGCAAACATGACCATGGAACCAGTAGCAG GCCACAGTCTGCGGCTGAAGATGACACATCCTCAGAACTGCAGAGGCTGGCAGAGATGGATACCCCCCAGCGGGAGAGAGGTGGTTTCCGCAG GATCGTCCGCCTGGTGGGGGTCATTAGAGACTGGGCCATTAAGAATTTCCGTGAGGAGGAACCAAGACCTGACTCATTCCTTGAGCGTTTTCGTGGTCCTGAACTCCAGACCGTGACAACACAGCAAGGGGACGGCAAAGGCAACAAGGACGGCGAGGGCAAGGGCACTAA GAAGAAATTTCAACTATTTGTCTTAGACCCAGCTGGGGACTGGTACTACCGCTGGCTGTTTGTGATTGCCATGCCAGTCCTCTACAACTGGTGCCTGCTGGTGGCCAG AGCCTGTTTCAGTGACTTGCAGAAAAGCTACTACCTAGTGTGGTTGGTGCTGGACTACTTCTCAGATGTGGTCTATATTGTGGACCTCTTCATTCGATTGCGCACAG GTTTCCTAGAGCAGGGGCTGCTGGTCAAAGATCCCAAGAAGTTGCGGGACAGCTATATCCACACTCTGCAGTTCAAGCTAGATATAGCTTCTATCATCCCCACGGACTTGGTCTATTTTGCTGTGGGCATACACAGCCCTGAGCTGCGTTTCAATCGCCTTCTACACTTTGCCCGCATGTTTGAATTCTTTGACCGAACTGAAACACGCACTAGTTACCCCAACATCTTCCGCATCAGCAACCTGGTTCTCTACATCTTGATCATCATCCACTGGAATGCCTGCATCTACTATGCCATCTCCAAGTCCATTGGCTTTGGGGTTGACACCTGGGTTTATCCCAACATCACTGATCCTCAGTATGGCTACTTGGCTAGGGAATACATCTACTGCCTTTACTGGTCTACACTGACCCTCACTACCATTGGGGAGACACCACCTCCTGTAAAGGATGAGGAGTATCTATTTGTTATCTTCGACTTCCTGATTGGTGTCCTTATCTTTGCCACCATTGTGGGAAATGTGGGTTCCATGATCTCCAACATGAATGCTACCCGAGCTGAGTTTCAGGCCAAGATCGATGCAGTCAAACATTACATGCAGTTCCGCAAGGTTAGCAAGGAGATGGAAGCCAAGGTCATTAAATGGTTTGACTACCTTTGGACCAATAAGAAGTCTGTGGATGAGCGGGAAGTTCTCAAAAATCTGCCGGCCAAGCTGAGGGCTGAGATAGCCATCAACGTCCACCTGTCCACACTCAAGAAAGTGCGCATCTTCCAGGACTGTGAGGCTGGCCTGCTGGTGGAGTTGGTATTGAAGCTTCGTCCTCAGGTCTTTAGCCCTGGGGATTACATTTGCCGCAAGGGGGATATTGGCAAGGAGATGTACATAATCAAGGAGGGCAAGTTGGCAGTAGTGGCTGATGATGGTGTCACTCAGTATGCCCTGCTCGCAGCTGGGAGTTGCTTTGGAGAGATCAGTATCCTTAATATTAAGGGTAGCAAAATGGGCAATCGACGTACAGCCAATATCCGCAGCCTGGGCTATTCAGATCTCTTCTGCTTGTCCAAGGATGACCTTATGGAAGCTGTGACTGAGTACCCTGATGCCAAGAAGGTCTTGGAGGAGAGAGGTCGAGAAATCCTTATGAAAGAGGGGCTACTGGATGAGAGTGAGGTGGCAGCCAGCATGGAGGTGGATGTGCAGGAGAAGCTAGAACAGCTGGAGACCAACATGGAGACCTTGTACACTCGCTTTGGCCGCCTACTGGCTGAGTACACAGGGGCCCAGCAGAAGCTCAAGCAGCGCATCACGGTTCTAGAAACCAAGATGAAGCAGAACAATGAGGATGATTACCTTTCTGATGGGATGAACAGCCCTGAGCCAGCTGTTGCTGAAAAGACATAA